DNA from Diabrotica virgifera virgifera chromosome 10, PGI_DIABVI_V3a:
agacatttttGAAGCCTCGTaatttctaaacctgttgtccgattttagtgattttttagcatgttatagctttattcttcaagaatatctatggaataatattgttgttaaacaggtaagtgtcattgtataccgggtgtaacaacgatagtgtgttttttcctcaaagttcggaacaccctgtggaatattctagcgtatataaaatattgaaattaaaactcaactatagccttaggctttcttaacattttgctttttgattcattcgcttatgttgcataacaaaaagttaggtactttaacaactagcaacgttcttcatcaatagagggcgacaaactttaagaggtaattctgtatgaaaaataatgaccgtttgactcataaacatatgtccgcaaatgcttcgtttccgagatacgggatgttgaattttttcttacaaactgaccatttatttacagctctaaaaccggttgagatatgcaaatgaaatttggtaagttttagaaggtagttattgtgcattttttggctacaattaagaattttttattcaccattggcgtgcatacgggtcatattacccggtcataatccccgtatgtacgccaatggtgaatataaaattcttaattatatgcCAAAAAGTGCGCAATAACCACCTCTTAGAACTTAActaatttcatttgcatatctcaaccggttttagagcagtaaataaatcgtcagtttgtaagaaaaaattcaacatcccgtatctcgggaaggaagcatttgcggatatatgtttataaatcaaacggtcattatttttcatgcagaactaccccttaaagtttgtcgcacttatttagaaacaccctgtattgatgaagaacgttactatttgttaaagtacctaacttttttattacgcaacgtaagcaaatgaatcaaaaagcaaaatgttaagaaagcctaaggctacagttgagttttaatttcaatattttatatacgctggaatattccacagggtgttccgaactttgaggaaaaaacacactatcattgttacacctggtatacatTGACACTTacttgtttagcaacaatattattacggcgatattcttgaagaataaagctataacatactaaaaaaatcactaaaatcggacaacaggtttagaaaatacgagacttcaaaaatgtcccatttttaaggtggtgcgttaattttggcgcttagtgtatgTCAAGTTTcttaacataaaactgtgcaaaaaagtgcattttgaatagtggttgtagaaaaatttttgtttagttttcTACCAATTAAACTTCAGTTTATCGAGTATGTATACAAAAgtgcattcattttatttttaaaaaacttatttTGCTGCTGGCAGCGATTTATGTTTCAGTGTATCGATCAAATTCACGGAAAACATTGCTTCGCTGTTTACCCAATATTTTCTCTtaggtttgtcctagaacaataaatcaaaaaccaaactttttagaaaagtatgctctaaaaaacGGTCCAGAGCATTATTTAATTacaaactacccttaaggccttaaatgaaccacaaagtttgaaaaggtaaactgataaaattaaattttcaacattttttaacagcataaggcaagcagataatggtttgtaatttttgaagttatacttctttaggcacgagggtgaatttttacattccccggcgcatgcgcacaccgacagtatggttaaataaggtgtgcgtgaaaagaatatattattagtgtttttagtaataatatttattataatttttgtgtctttggatttgtcttcctcgggaataagatattttataataatagtaagtatattaaattttaagtatttttgtatacttcacttggtctattaaatttgtcagtatgtatgagaaatcttgtaacctgtcaaagcaaagggggtatagctcagtggtagagcgtgtgaccggaaaTCGAGAGGTCCCGGTTCGAATCCGtgcgttttctatttttttttttatttttggtattgttttaataaaaattttttgaaagtagtaagtaaaaattagtttaatctttaaataaaatacaaataatctgTTGAAAGTCtctttatttcgttgaaatcatataatagaagtataacttcttacgtgcgtacaaagtacacacacattcttcttttttttctggaAAAGAAATACGTAGGTATATACTTTAAATGAAAAAAGTTTAAGCGTTGAGACTTAATCCGGGAGCAGTCGCGTAGatagtcgcgcgtagagaaaaaaatctcataatacaaatttaaatactaattttaaacaaatttctattttataatatttttatttacttgttatgttaaaaatacctatttctaacaattttaaagctaattggttctcaccaaagccataaattccacacaAAAAAGAGTTAAGAAAATTTTTCACGCATTACTATGATcctcctcgaggcacttacgagtggaaagcaatgttgcaaaattgttcatcaagttatcaaggaaaaggataaaatgtgagatttttcccacggcgcgactgttcccggattaagtagtttttttcaaaaaaaatctcaaaaatgtaattttttgaaagatctcaaagtttgaccccttatatctctgatgggcacgCATGTAAACATTTTAAATTTGGTTGAATGTTAGCCGATAATAAGTAAAATAAGGGGTAAAAATTTGGAGTTATAGACTTACGGCATAGGAGTTACAGGCCTAAGAAAATCGCCAAAAATCATTAATTGGAACGTTTGTGGACATAGcaattcaaattcaaataaactgtctaatgaaataaaaattaatttatttgcaCCAAATTTCACGAAGAATACAAATTTGTACTATTTTATGAAATATTTACTCTTTTTATATTTAGCAGTTCagaaaatttcattaaaatattttcaaaaaaacttggTAATTTATAAACTACTAAATAGTGATTGGTAAtattatacactgcgcgtcatagaaacctggcaccctaaaaaatgggtaatttttgatgtcgcgtatctcctaaacctgttgtccgatttaaatgattttttgaatatgttatatccttattctttaacaatatccttgtagtaatatttttgctaaacaggtaaattttcattgtataccgaccgggtgtacgaatcaaactttgtttttttctcaaagttcgcgtcaccTTGAGGAATAttctaggatttataaaatactgaaattaaaacccaactatagcctcaggtcttcttaacattctgttttttgattcattcgcttatgttttttttttggcataggcttttgccattcagccagtcacaacctTTTTAATCTTCCTAAAGCAAGgaaaagaaagtaattatcactatacctatttgattatcagtaaggaataacatggttactcgcttctcgtctagggacccatcaagacattaaattaatacacaaactagactgggtcacggaaagaaggttttaaacaaatggggttgttatgttcgtgtaaaactcccTTAACCATGAATGTAGGTTGGTACTACTGTCATCTGAACGACAGCTGTCACATACTTAATACTGCGATAGAAAATGGAAACCATGTGCATAGGGTAGACTACCCAGTGATTGGCCGGTCACATTTCTATTAAGGGATTAAATCATAGAATTATGTAATAAATGTTTATCATTAGGAATATTACGTTCCTCCCTATAAAAAATCAGTTGTAGGTTATACAAAACCAAACATTTCTAGTCTAGATTCAAATTTAAGTTCCAAAAAATCTTGTGTAATACCTTTCTGTCAAAAACTAGTTATTGGCATGGCTTCTCCAGTAATTAGCCACTAATTTGTCAGTTATTGGCCAGGACGGATTATGAAACTTCTAGTGATTAGCCACCACCAATCAGTTATTGGCCGAAAAAGATAATCAAAAAAGAAACAGGTTTAGGTACTAATTAAAATATGTAGTATTTATTCACAGTAAAAAATAGTacacaaaatcaaaataattcccTATTAATATAACTCccttttaatataaaagtaaaaaatgatACATAAGTATAAGActtaattaattttatgttgGTTTTTTAGACATATATTGCAGCTAAATGTTTGTGAATTTGATTTATGCATATTAAGTCTATTTATGCAAGAAATGTGGTAGGCCCTTCGGCAAAAGTTACATTTAATTCCAAGATTTTGCTCTTTAAAATTATAAGTACACGAGAAGCAAAGACCCTCAGTCAGCTTAGGATTTTTAAATAACGaattattcttgtaggtttccATTACCTCATCGgtaaataaactcttttttaCCTTCTCTATTGCAATATTTTTCAAATCACATTTTTTGTTATCTTGAAAAGACGAGGAAGATGGTATATCTGACAAAAATTTATCAAGAAGCCAATTGTCTTCACATGTATTAAAAGAATCCTTCTCTGGTAAGATAGGTTGCTCGGTAAGTTTGTTCAACATTTTAGGCTTATCATCATCTTTTATTTCTCGGTTTATACTTTTCTCTGTTTTTTTACTTTGTGTTTTTTCTTTCTTGgcagtttttaaacttttaaccTTCTTGGAAATTTTGCTTACTGTAACAGCCTTCTTTTCCAAACGTTGTCTTTTTCTCTCCTCCTTTTCTGCAGCAATCTTTTTTTTAGATTCCTCCTCCTCAGCTTTTCTTTTAATCCACTGGGTAGATGTAATTGCATATGTTATTTTTTCGGTGTTTCTGTTTCCTTTTCGTTTAGGTGTCTTTGCAAACTGCAAAGTCTCATTCAGATTTGGAGGTCTTTGTTCGTTTGTGTTTTCATTATTATTAGGCCTTGATAGTTCAATTTGCTCCGTGCCTGTATGTTCAGGGGGCATATCTTGGACATTAATAATTTGAATATTTTCATCCAGCAGCCCATCTAATATTTGATCGTGACTTACAATTAATACAGGAATCTCATTAATGTTGAAATCGGAAGGTTCAGGCTCTTCTGTATGGACAGTGCTATCGGTAGGCATATTTAAAGTTTGCTGTTCCACCGGAATCACTTCTATGGCCTGAGGAATGTGTTTAAAACTTTTCCATAACTTAAACAACAGTGGTTGTTCATTTTCTGTGACATCCTTATAATCATTGTTAAATTCTTGAATAATGCGATTTCCTACTATGCGAGAGAAATCTTTGTAACTTAAAAATGTGTTACTTAGATTTTCTGACTTTGTTTCGGAttcaactgtcaatattttttgtCCTCCAAGACACTTGGAATAATCTAAAGCGTTTGGATTCCAAGGGTATAGTCCGCAAGCCTTGAATCCACTTTTTATTGTTTCTGACTTTCCAGTTTGTTCCACGGCAATTTTCAGAACATTTGCAAAATGCTCTTTTGATAATGTCTCTGAATGATGATCTCGTCTCCATTGTATAACAGCCTTTTTCCATCCACTTTTGATAGGCTTGAAAGCTGACACATCTGCCGGTTGAAGAAGTCTCGTAGAGTTAGGATATAGACATATTAAAACaatatttagttttttacatAAGATACTAAGGTTGTACGTCATGTGTGTTCGATGACCGTCTAAAAACAAAATGACCGGAAAAGACGTATTCACCTTTTTTAAATGCGGATAAAGTATGTTTTCAATATAATCACACATTAATTCTGCTTTCATCCAGCCCGTATCAGAAAGGCCAATGCCCCATTCACCAGGAACAGACTTGGCGATATTCGCAGGAAGCCGTTTATATGGATACACGACCATCGGTGGTGTTATTCCTCCAGATGCTGTAAAAGTAAACATCACAGTGATGTTAGATTTAGACGATGCATGTTCTACTTCATAAACATTTGATGCCCCCCTAGGCGCTAGAACTTTACTGTTTTTCGGGCACAGATTAAAACATGTCTCATCTGCATTCAGAATACGATCGGGGTACTGTAACACTTCCGTAAGTCCTTTTTCTATGAAAAAACTTTCAACTTCAAAAAACCATTTTCGTATGTCACTTTCCGAAACATTTGCGCTAGCCGCGGTTACAGCTTCTGTTGTACGCAAAGAAATCTCGGGATTTCTTCGTAGGAAAGCTTTGTACCAAGTTTCGCCAGGACGATTGTTAATAAAAGGATTATCTCTGGGATTACTATCAAGAAACTGCTTAACTGATTCCTGCACATCTTCCTTTCGACGTGGAAACCCTTTCCTATGATTTTCGAAAATCCAGTTcaccaaaattttttcttcttctggtagAAGAACTGGATTAGGTCCTAAATTTGGTTTcgtaaattttttactttttcgaaATTGTAGGGTTGCCCTTGGAATTTTATAGCGCCTTGAAACTTCTCGTAATGAAAACCCGTTGTTTATTTCATCTAGGGCAGTTTGAAGCTCTTCTTCTGTATACTTTTTTTGATATTTCTCTCCGTCAATAATTTTAGGCATTGTTCCAAAAAAGTTCAGTTCAATATTACCTGCAAATTTGTAAAAATCAGTTATTGGCCCTGTGTAACATCAGTTATTGGCCCCCGGCCAATAACTGATTTTAATGATTTGTTTGTAGCATATAGACTAGCAATAGAGTTAATACGCCAAAAGAGTTCAAAAtcatttatagaaaatataatttCGTCGAGATATTTAAAATTCAGTTATTGGCCATCAGGCCAATCACTAATGTAGTATGTGTTTTATAATCTAGAGATTGGCcgtcatttattttcttaaatttactagttataacataaaaaaattatttaattagcCACCAATTACGTAACTAACACAATCAAAGTAAGAAAATCAGggttttaaagaaaataaacTGCACAAACACTTACCAAAATGTAGTCGCCCTTAGCAAATACTTTAGAAATCTAACTAATACTACACATGACTGAGAGACCTGTTAACAACGAGTTGTAGCACGCAAATGGCAGACTGTTTAACAACGAAATTTTATGGAAGTGGCCTTGAATGTTGGAAGACGAATTTGATACTGGTATTTAGTATTAGTTGTACAGTGGTGccttgtttttaaaagttttttaatggGGGCCAATGACTAACACAAATATTAAATATGGCCAATCACTGGGTATTCTACCctaattctttaaaataaagtattttacatcgagtattatttcattacaaatacttacgtCCTTTAAGTAAAAAGGACTTGACATTTGGCGACGAGGATAATGGATACAAATATTACAGACACTACATCAACTACAACGTTCCAACTACAGCCGGTACAAACACGAGTTCCTCGACTACAACTGCGATAGTTGCACCTGCTACAGCTCCAGTAATGTCTACACAAGTTTCTACATTCCAGTTTTCCGTTGAACCTTTTAACCAGACAGCTACAAAATGGTCCAGGTGGGTAAAACGGCTGGAAGGAGcatacaaagtttttaaaattccaGAGGAAATGAAATTGCCCTATTTACTACATTACATGGGGTCGGAAGCATACGATACACTGTGCGATAAACTAGCTTCAGAGGTCCCTGAAGACAAGTCATATGAGGATACAGTTAAGTTAATGGATAATTTTTACAACCCTGCACCACTTGAAATTGCTGAAATATTTAGCTTTCAATCAAAAAGACAAGCAGAAGGCGAAAGTATACAAGAATACCTACATTCTCTACAGAAACTTGCCATAAACTGCAACTTTTCCACATATTTAAAAAGTGCTATACGAAATCAGTTTGTTTTTGGTTTACAGTCAAAGAGGATTCAAGCCAGACTATTAGAAACAAAGGGATTGGACTTGGACCGAGCCGTAGAAATTGCAGCAAGCATGGAAACTTCAGAAAAGGATAGTAATCAATTTTCTCACAACAATAATTACAATCAGGCTAGTATAAATGTTTTAAATGCGAAAGCAAAaagttttcataaaaatacaaacaCTAGTAAATTTAATGATAATAATACAGTAAATAATCATAGTAGCTCTCCTAATAATACTTTTACAATGTCAAATAACCGTAATAGGGCTTGTTATAGATGCGGAGACACCTCGCATTTAGccgataaatgtaataaaaagcatttaatctgtaacttttgtaaaaacgTCGGACACATTCAAAAAGTTTGTTTAAAGGCACAACAAAATTCACACAGGCAAGTAAATTCAGTAAACTCTGCTCAAGAGGTCTTAGAAGTAAATGCTGGAAATTGCaaagataaattttttataaatttaaaagtgaatggtaatattttaaattttgaaattgattctgGCGCTGCTGTtacaatcataaataaaaatatatttgaaaaatattttcctgcattacaattacaaaaatcggatgttaaattaactacatactgcaaaaataatttgaatgttTTAGGTTTAGTTTCAGTGGAGGTTGAGCACCAGGAATTAAAGCACACTCTAAAGTTGTATGTGGTGGATGGTGATGGCTACTCACTGGTTGGTCGAGAGTGGATACATGCTCTGGAAATCAATTTACATCAGGTAAATACAATTCtacatgaaaattttgaaattgcaactttgttagataaatataaacatttatttgaaaagtcAGTTGGTGAAATAAAAGGGTTAGAGGCTGAAATTTATCTAAAACCTGGTACTAAAGCAAAATTTTGTAAGGCCCGTCCTGTAGCTTTTGCATTACGCCCTAAAGTTGAGGCAGAATTAGAGTCCTTAGTAAATCAGGGAGTCTTAAAGAAAGTAGCATTTTCGGACTGGGCAACTCCTATTGTTCCTGTAGTTAAACAAAATGGGGACATACGCATTTGTGGTGATTTTAAAATCACATTAAACCCTTGCATTGAAGTGGATGAATACCCTTTACCTACACCAGATGACCTACTTTCCCAATTAGCAGGTGGggacaaatatacaaaaatagatattACGAAAGCTTACTTACACTTGCCAATAAAAGATGAAATGAAACATTTACTTACATTAAACACCCATAAAGGTTTATTTCAACCAAATCGATTAATGTTTGGAATTGCTAGTGCTCCTGCCAAATGGCAACGTTTAATGGAGCAAATGCTACAAGGAATAGATGGTATTTCAATATTTCAGGATGATATAAGAATTACAGCTCCAAATAATACCTTACATTTACAAAGACTTGAACAAGTTTTAAAGAAATTATCTGAACataatttacatataaatttGGATAAAAGCGAATTTTTCAAAGACGAGATTGACTACTGTGGATATAAGATGAGTAAAACGGGTGTGTCTACTAGTGCAGATAAGGTAACTGCAATTGCAAATGCTCCAATACCTACAAACAGAACTCAAGTTCGGAGTTTCTGTGGCCTAATTAATTATTACAGACGTTTTTTAAAAGATACTTCTACAATTTTACAACcattaaataatttacttaaaaagaATGTCAATTTTAAATGGTCGAATACTTGTCAAACTGCGTTTGACAAAGCAAAAAAACTCATTTGTTCTAGAAATGTTTTATGTCACTATGACCCAAATTTACCATTAGTCCTAGCAACTGATGCATCACCCTATGGGGTAGGTGCAGTACTTTCACATATCTTTTCAGATGGTACAGAGAGACCCTTACAGTTTGCTTCTCAAACTCTTACTACTACACAGCAAAGGTACTCACAAATAGACAAAGAAGCTTACAGCATAATTTTTggagtaaaaaaattttacaattatttatgtGCTAGGAAATTTACTTTGCTCACTGATCATAAACCGTTAGTTCAAATTTTTGCACCTGATAAAAGCCTACCAGTTTTAAGTGCAACAAGAATGCAACATTATGCAATTTTCTTACAAGGTTTGAATTATGACATTCGTTACAAAAATACAGATTCTCATCTCAATGCTGACGCACTTTCACGTCTACCTATAAAATCAGAACAAAATTTCACACATGATGAGCcagatatttttgaaataaatcaaaTTGAAACTTTGCCTACAAATATTAGAGATCTAGCTTTTCATACAAAAAATGatcataccttaaaaaaattacttgttgGGTTAAAAACAGGAAAACCTGTTGATAAACGATTTAGCTTCAATATAAATCAAGctgaattttcattacaatctgaTGTTATTATGAGAGGACAAAGAGTAGTTATACCTACTAAATTgagaaataaaattttgacaGAATTACATACTGCACATTTTGGAATAGTTAGAATGAAATCTTTAGCTCGTAGTTATTGCTGGTGGCCTCACATAGACCAGGATATTGAGTcactttgtaaaaattgtttagagtgcaataagcacaagaacaacccaattaaagataattctcatatatgggagccaccaaaattttgttttgaacgaGTGCATGCTGATTACGCTGGACCTTTCAATGgaggttattattttatattggtagattccttcagtaaatggcctgaaattaattttacaaaaaatgctactacaaaaactactattgaaatttgccgaaaaatttttacaacttttggtattcctaaagtttttgttaCAGACAATGGTAGACAATTTGACTCTCATGAGTTTAGAACTTTTATGAAAGATAATGGAATTACACAAAAATTTACTGCACCCTACCATCCTGCAACTAATGGACAGGGAGAGAGATATGTCCaaatactaaaaaaatgtttaagggcTATGCGAAGTGAGGGAAATGACAGGGAGTTTGAATTATGTAAGCTACTTATGCAATACCGCAGAAGCCCACATACAGTTACAGGTAAAAGTCCCTCAGAACTTATGTTAGGAAGACAAATAAGGAATAGATTAGATTTACTTAAACCTTCATGTAGTGATAGAGTTACCTATACTGATATGAGTCTAAGAAACTTTGATATAGGAACTAGGGTTTCCGTGAGGGATTATTTTCATTCTAAATGGCAATTTGGCATTATTGTACTCAGATTAGGGTTATTGCATTATTTAATTCAGTTAGATGATGGTAGAACATGGAAACGTCATGTAGACCAAATACGGCAAATTGGGGAATATACTCCATCTCAAAATAATCCAACATGTTACATTCCGGATACCATTACTCACAATTTGATTCCGAGGGAGGCATCAATTCCAGAGCACAGTGTCTCACCACCACCTACCGAAGTGATTACTGATGAATCCGAAATTTCAAACAATATGGAAAGTTCGAATAGTGTACCTGGGGCTCAAACTGAAACTGAGGAACCCATTTTAAGGCGTTCCACTAGAGTAAGGAAACCTGTTACCAGACTGAATTTGTAAGTACTTTTACTTCTAGTTAACTTTTGTAATTCATGGTCAAGGGAGGAGGtgttatgttcgtgtaaaactcccttaaccatgaatgtaggttggtactactgtcatctgaacgacagctgtcacatacttaatactgcgatagaaaatggaaaccatgtgcataattctttaaaataaagtattttacatcgagtattatttcattacaaatacttacgtCCTTTAAGTAAAAAGGACTTGACAGGGGTAAAACAAAGGTTACTAGTTTAATTGTGCTCACAAGTGAAGGttactttttgaaataaattCTGTTAAATAGTCATATAGGCTTTATTATTTAATGACAAAAGGTAGCAAATGTTATAGGGAGGAAGGATTTtatgtttgattaaattttttattaagtcatcagtttgttgtatatattttgtacattcaaagaaaatatggtttaaatctgctTCTTTTTGACAATCTTCACATAAATTGGAACTTAAAATTCTAAGTTTTGCTAGATGGGCTGGATAACACGCGTGTCCAGATCTCATTCTGATAATAGATGTAATGTATCTACGTGGGACagagtaatttttaaaccaaaattCACTCGGGATTGTGGGTTGTATCAGTGCATATTGTGACTTGGAGTGTTGACTATATTCATAATATTCTTGTTTCCACTGTTTGTTTAGATCATTCTATGACAAATATTAATCAGAAATTTTTGACTAAGATATTGTCTTCTATATCTCAATGGAAATTCAAGAGATTCAACATATAACGAATTGGTTGGAGTTGACTTCATAGTACCCAGGCAAATACGTAATATTGTATTTTGAAACACATCTATTTTTCCCAAGATATACTTAGCTGCTGAACCATACAAAACACATCCATAATCGATGATTgatcttatgttggataatacaaaagttatgtactttaacaactagtcatgttcttcatcagtataggttgtttgtaaataagtgggacaaactttaaggggcaattctgcatgataaaataatgaccgtttgctttataaacttatgtccgcaaatgcttcatttacgagatacgggatgttgatttttttttacaaactgacgatttattttattgccctaaaaccggttgagatatgaaaataaaatttggtaggttttaagagatagttattgcgaattttttgacttgcaattaagaattttatattcattattggcgtgcatacgggtaatatgaccgatcatattacccgtatgcaacTATATTGTTCGCTTTTAACGTTCTCGCACAAAGACAACTAGATATGAACCAAAATCTctatgtctgctttatagattatcaaaaggcttttgatagagtacgacatcagaaactcatagaacttttaaaagaaaagaatgtgggCAGTCGAGATATACGGGTTATTGTCGATCTGTACTGGAACCAAAAAGCAGAGGTTAAAATCGAAAATGTCGAAACGGAAACCGTAGAAATCAAAAGAGGTGTTAcacagggttgcgtgctgtctccatTGATATGTAATCTGTACGgcgaagctatttttaaggaagcaatatcagaggaagaacagggtaagtatatcaataaacggaaaaatcttgaataacaagattcgcagacgacacagCTATTTTTGGAGGCAGTCTAGAAGCACTGCAACGATTAGTAgatagattacatcaagtcagtataaaatTTATACTACTTCTAAGTCTCGtatccgcgacggaggtcggtaatcatcatagctattcgtatttttgAGACGGCtactctgaaaagttcatttgatgtacatccgtaccattctctcaggttgcccagccacgatattctgcatctccctatgcttctttttccttgaatatttccctgcataatcaattggagcaagatGTCTCTCTCCGCGTGtaaatatgtccgagatattccaattttcttgttttgatggtattaaagatttccatttctttattcatctttttcagaatctctttgtttgtgacgtgttctgtccacgatattttcagaattcttctgtataCCCACAGCTCGaatatggactacaaatgaacgttaagaaaaccaagttcatgattatttctaagcaacacaCACACAAtaggaaggctagatatcgagggaaaacaagtaaaaagagtgaataactacaaatatctgggaacctgggtaacagaaaacaacgaccaaggtagagaaatcaggGCACGTATCGAAGAAATTGCAAGAAAAGCatgtataaaaatgaaaaaaatgtttgttaaatgggcttcctctggagctgagaaTAAGAGACTTAAGATGCTAGATACGTGTTGTCGACTTTGTTGTATTAAatggaaagctggacattgaaagtagacaacataaagaagttggaagcatttgaga
Protein-coding regions in this window:
- the LOC126893390 gene encoding uncharacterized protein LOC126893390 → MPKIIDGEKYQKKYTEEELQTALDEINNGFSLREVSRRYKIPRATLQFRKSKKFTKPNLGPNPVLLPEEEKILVNWIFENHRKGFPRRKEDVQESVKQFLDSNPRDNPFINNRPGETWYKAFLRRNPEISLRTTEAVTAASANVSESDIRKWFFEVESFFIEKGLTEVLQYPDRILNADETCFNLCPKNSKVLAPRGASNVYEVEHASSKSNITVMFTFTASGGITPPMVVYPYKRLPANIAKSVPGEWGIGLSDTGWMKAELMCDYIENILYPHLKKVNTSFPVILFLDGHRTHMTYNLSILCKKLNIVLICLYPNSTRLLQPADVSAFKPIKSGWKKAVIQWRRDHHSETLSKEHFANVLKIAVEQTGKSETIKSGFKACGLYPWNPNALDYSKCLGGQKILTVESETKSENLSNTFLSYKDFSRIVGNRIIQEFNNDYKDVTENEQPLLFKLWKSFKHIPQAIEVIPVEQQTLNMPTDSTVHTEEPEPSDFNINEIPVLIVSHDQILDGLLDENIQIINVQDMPPEHTGTEQIELSRPNNNENTNEQRPPNLNETLQFAKTPKRKGNRNTEKITYAITSTQWIKRKAEEEESKKKIAAEKEERKRQRLEKKAVTVSKISKKVKSLKTAKKEKTQSKKTEKSINREIKDDDKPKMLNKLTEQPILPEKDSFNTCEDNWLLDKFLSDIPSSSSFQDNKKCDLKNIAIEKVKKSLFTDEVMETYKNNSLFKNPKLTEGLCFSCTYNFKEQNLGIKCNFCRRAYHISCINRLNMHKSNSQTFSCNICLKNQHKIN